The following proteins are encoded in a genomic region of Sander lucioperca isolate FBNREF2018 chromosome 23, SLUC_FBN_1.2, whole genome shotgun sequence:
- the enkur gene encoding enkurin isoform X2 produces the protein MSKYRPAVVLEKKLTKDAMRTMGPAKVEVPSPEKYLKKHSKEPKFPEKTQRSNEDRNTCTVKKPAVPARTDNPPMGIQTKRDFIKTATAVPMKPQPTWVDTSKGHKQLLENSGLVPKYIKKKHYGEVPVYLQQRNEEEQRAQEEYNNYVKEQREQGAMNHLSDEDRQAVLEGLKKNWDELHHEYQGLSLVTDNLSKKSQKQRLEVAMKQLENDIDLFERFKTIYIPNN, from the exons ATGTCCAAGTATCGGCCGGCAGTTGTTCTTGAGAAAAAGTTGACCAAGGATGCAATGAGGACAATGGGACCAGCAAAAGTAGAGGTGCCTTCCCCAGAGAAATACCTCAAGAAGCATTCAAAAGAGCCCAAATTTCCTGAAA AGACGCAGCGTTCGAATGAGGATCGTAACACCTGCACTGTGAAGAAACCAGCCGTTCCTGCGAGAACAGACAACCCACCTATGGGCATTCAAACCAAGAGAGACTTTATAAAGACGGCTACAGCGGTGCCAATGAAACCTCAGCCTACCTGGGTGGACACCAGTAAGGGACACAAGCAGCTCCTGGAGAATTCAGGACTTGTCCCCAAATACATCAAgaaaaag CACTACGGAGAAGTACCTGTGTACCTGCAGCAGCGCAATGAAGAAGAGCAGAGAGCTCAGGAGGAGTATAACAACTATGTGAAAGAACAGAGGGAGCAGGGAGCCATGAACCACCTGTCTGATGAGGATCGACAAGCCGTCCTGGAG GGCCTGAAGAAGAACTGGGACGAGCTGCACCACGAGTACCAGGGCCTCTCACTCGTCACAGACAACCTGTCCAAGAAGTCCCAGAAGCAGCGTCTCGAAGTGGCGATGAAGCAGCTGGAGAACGACATCGACCTCTTTGAGAGGTTCAAGACCATCTACATACCCAATAACTag